A DNA window from Candidatus Saccharibacteria bacterium oral taxon 955 contains the following coding sequences:
- a CDS encoding type II/IV secretion system protein, whose product MALMTDGIQQKLIALLQEEGLVSADAIKQATELSKKEGTPLLTTLTNDGTIDNELLTHGIAQVSGVPYVNLTNTIVDQSILSLLPSDIAERFMAVPLAEVQNRLAVAMIDANNVQAVDYLANRIQRPLKVFMASEAGVRHVLDQYKTDLSSVDVAAKASQEDIKSESSDIKTIVQDSPISRALSTILEYAVKSRASDIHIEPLEKALKIRCRIDGVLREVMQLPKSIEPALVSRIKILSNLKIDEHRVPQDGQFAVKVSAKEVDLRVAVSPVVWGEQVVIRLLDKSGNTFDLEQMGYAGRALRTIRKGIQRPNGMILTSGPTGSGKSTSLYALIKEIKDDTVNIVTLEDPVEYKMDGVNQIQVNAEVGLTFATGLRSILRQDPDVVMVGEMRDAETANLGVQAALTGHLVFSTLHTNSAAGVLPRLLDMEIEPFLIASTVNTIIGQRLVRRVAPRRDTYWSTPLETKSILDTVGHLLPKTKEEVAKVSADLGYKDLPLAGQTAYTLVKGHDTPSTPRGYSGRAGLYEVMDVTEEIQSLIVAHATSAEIQRKAIEQGMITMRQDGYLKALQGITTLEEVNRVTSDTA is encoded by the coding sequence GTGGCATTAATGACCGATGGTATTCAGCAAAAGCTCATCGCCCTCCTCCAAGAGGAGGGTTTGGTCAGTGCTGATGCCATCAAGCAGGCTACAGAACTCTCAAAAAAGGAAGGAACGCCACTCCTCACCACACTAACTAACGATGGTACAATCGATAATGAGCTGCTGACGCATGGTATCGCACAGGTGTCTGGTGTTCCGTATGTCAACCTTACTAATACAATCGTTGATCAGTCTATTCTCTCATTGTTGCCGTCTGATATAGCAGAGCGTTTTATGGCGGTGCCTCTCGCCGAGGTGCAGAATCGTCTTGCGGTGGCGATGATCGATGCCAACAATGTCCAAGCGGTTGATTACCTAGCAAATCGTATCCAGCGACCGCTCAAGGTGTTTATGGCATCTGAGGCGGGTGTACGACACGTCCTCGATCAGTACAAGACCGATCTTTCGAGCGTCGATGTTGCAGCAAAGGCTTCCCAAGAAGATATTAAATCTGAAAGTAGCGATATCAAGACGATCGTTCAGGATTCGCCGATTAGTCGGGCGTTGAGCACGATTCTCGAATATGCGGTTAAGTCGCGTGCAAGCGATATCCATATTGAGCCGCTTGAAAAAGCACTCAAGATACGCTGTCGTATTGATGGTGTACTTCGTGAAGTGATGCAGCTGCCAAAGAGTATTGAGCCTGCGCTGGTGAGCCGTATTAAAATCCTCTCGAATCTCAAGATCGACGAGCACCGTGTTCCGCAGGACGGGCAATTCGCCGTTAAGGTTAGTGCAAAAGAGGTTGATCTCCGTGTCGCGGTTAGTCCTGTTGTATGGGGTGAGCAGGTTGTGATCCGCCTCTTGGATAAGAGTGGCAACACTTTTGATCTTGAGCAAATGGGTTATGCGGGTAGGGCGTTACGGACGATTCGTAAGGGTATCCAGAGGCCAAATGGTATGATTTTGACTAGCGGACCAACTGGTAGCGGTAAGTCAACTAGTCTGTATGCGCTCATCAAGGAGATAAAGGACGATACGGTTAATATTGTTACCCTAGAAGATCCAGTAGAATATAAGATGGATGGAGTAAATCAGATCCAGGTGAACGCAGAGGTTGGATTAACTTTTGCCACTGGACTTCGCTCAATTCTTCGTCAAGACCCAGATGTGGTGATGGTGGGGGAGATGCGTGATGCAGAGACGGCAAACCTTGGTGTTCAGGCGGCTCTGACTGGACATCTAGTGTTCAGCACGCTCCACACTAACTCTGCAGCAGGAGTGTTACCTCGTCTACTTGATATGGAGATAGAGCCGTTTTTGATAGCTAGCACAGTAAATACAATAATTGGCCAGAGGTTGGTTCGGCGTGTTGCACCAAGGCGTGACACGTACTGGTCTACGCCTCTTGAGACAAAGAGCATTCTCGATACAGTCGGTCATCTATTGCCAAAAACTAAGGAAGAGGTGGCAAAAGTCTCGGCGGATCTGGGGTACAAGGACTTGCCACTTGCTGGGCAAACCGCTTATACTTTAGTCAAGGGTCACGATACTCCATCAACGCCTCGTGGATATAGTGGTCGCGCTGGACTCTATGAGGTCATGGACGTAACCGAAGAGATCCAATCCTTGATCGTTGCGCACGCTACTAGTGCTGAGATTCAGCGCAAGGCGATCGAGCAGGGAATGATCACGATGCGCCAGGATGGGTATCTCAAAGCGCTTCAGGGTATTACTACACTCGAAGAGGTTAACCGCGTAACGTCGGATACGGCATAA
- a CDS encoding PilT/PilU family type 4a pilus ATPase: MEPQQLRIEVLLEEVVKKRASDLHIQVGLPPMLRVDGTLTPVVGFNPLDEQQVETLIFAILDQDQQQILLKDKEFDFSFAFGTLGRFRVNAFHERGNLAAALRLIPNEIKSVTELGMPPVVMTFAEFPRGLVLVTGPTGSGKSTTLAALVDKINTEKSQHIITIEDPIEFTHKSKKSVVVQREVHYDTYSFSAALRSSLRQDPDVVLIGEMRDLETISAAITIAETGHLVFATLHTNSAAQSIDRMIDVFPPHQQPQIRAQLANILMAICSQRLVPAIGGGRVVAAEILIANPAVRNVIREGKSHQLDAIIQTGADQGMQTMDRTLVSLVQSGTITYDNAREFAVDLTEFERLMRG; encoded by the coding sequence ATGGAACCACAACAGCTCAGAATCGAAGTATTACTAGAAGAAGTCGTCAAGAAGCGTGCGTCTGACCTGCATATTCAGGTTGGGTTGCCGCCTATGCTCCGTGTCGATGGCACGCTGACGCCTGTTGTTGGGTTCAACCCGCTCGATGAACAGCAGGTTGAGACGCTTATATTTGCTATTCTTGACCAAGATCAACAACAGATCTTGCTAAAGGACAAGGAGTTTGACTTTAGCTTTGCATTTGGAACGTTGGGCCGGTTTCGTGTTAATGCTTTTCACGAGCGAGGTAATCTTGCGGCGGCACTCCGCCTGATACCAAATGAAATTAAGTCGGTGACAGAATTGGGTATGCCACCTGTTGTGATGACGTTTGCTGAATTTCCACGTGGCTTAGTTCTTGTGACCGGACCGACTGGTAGCGGTAAATCAACAACATTGGCCGCTCTCGTGGACAAGATTAATACCGAAAAATCACAACATATAATTACGATTGAGGATCCAATTGAGTTTACTCATAAATCAAAAAAATCAGTGGTAGTTCAGCGTGAGGTGCATTATGATACCTATAGTTTTTCGGCAGCACTTCGATCGAGCCTTCGTCAAGACCCTGACGTCGTCCTGATCGGAGAGATGCGTGACCTTGAAACGATCAGCGCAGCAATTACGATTGCCGAGACGGGACACCTCGTGTTTGCAACGCTTCATACTAACTCTGCCGCGCAAAGTATCGACCGCATGATCGACGTATTTCCGCCGCATCAACAGCCACAGATCCGTGCTCAGCTTGCTAACATTTTGATGGCAATCTGTAGTCAGCGACTTGTGCCGGCTATTGGCGGTGGTCGTGTGGTGGCGGCAGAAATCCTAATAGCTAACCCTGCGGTTAGAAATGTGATCCGTGAGGGGAAGAGTCACCAACTTGACGCGATTATTCAGACAGGCGCTGATCAGGGTATGCAGACGATGGATCGTACACTTGTAAGTCTCGTACAGAGTGGAACAATTACCTATGACAACGCACGTGAGTTTGCTGTAGATTTGACCGAGTTTGAGCGATTGATGCGAGGATAG
- a CDS encoding type II secretion system F family protein — protein sequence MKKFTYEARDKSSNETVKSMVQADSESSAAKVLIEQGLMPLDIREINEDASFFNRLTNRITTKDKVVFLRQMATLIGAGLPLAQSLHTVLEQTANKKMQQVVEEIIAEVEGGHTLSDSFGKHPDVFDKVVLALVAAGETSGTLDEALKRVAAQKEKDAAMMSKIRGAMVYPMIVLLVIVGVMIFMLIAVVPQVDKLYKDMHKTLPMLTQVMISVAGFLISYWWAVIIGLGIGGYFLRQYLKTEPGIKLKDTVKLNIPLFNGMFRKLYMARFTRTGQTLLSTGVAMLDMMRISSESVNNTIISKSIDRAAEKVKGGKALSVALKPEDYILPMVPQMIKIGEQSGKIDEMMGKTAQVYEDELDEEIKAISTAIEPVLMVVLAVFAGGMVGAILFPIYSLVGGIR from the coding sequence ATGAAGAAGTTTACGTACGAAGCGCGAGATAAATCAAGCAACGAGACAGTCAAATCAATGGTGCAGGCCGATAGCGAATCATCGGCGGCAAAGGTGTTAATTGAACAGGGTCTGATGCCTCTGGATATTAGGGAAATTAACGAAGACGCCTCTTTCTTTAATCGTCTCACGAATCGAATTACCACCAAAGATAAGGTTGTGTTCTTGCGTCAGATGGCGACGTTGATTGGGGCAGGGTTGCCGTTGGCTCAGAGTCTTCATACAGTTCTGGAGCAGACAGCAAACAAGAAGATGCAACAAGTGGTTGAGGAGATTATTGCTGAGGTAGAGGGCGGACATACTCTTTCTGATTCTTTTGGCAAGCACCCTGATGTCTTCGACAAGGTCGTCTTAGCGCTTGTTGCAGCCGGAGAGACGTCTGGGACACTAGACGAGGCTCTCAAGCGTGTTGCTGCACAGAAAGAGAAGGACGCTGCGATGATGAGCAAGATTCGCGGAGCGATGGTTTACCCAATGATAGTTCTTCTTGTTATCGTAGGAGTGATGATTTTTATGCTTATCGCTGTTGTTCCGCAGGTTGATAAGCTGTATAAGGATATGCACAAAACATTACCTATGCTGACGCAGGTGATGATTAGCGTCGCTGGTTTTTTGATAAGCTACTGGTGGGCCGTGATCATTGGTCTCGGAATTGGTGGTTATTTCCTCCGTCAGTATCTTAAGACAGAGCCGGGGATCAAACTAAAGGATACGGTAAAGCTAAATATACCACTGTTTAATGGTATGTTTCGTAAGCTCTATATGGCACGATTTACACGCACTGGTCAAACTCTACTTTCTACTGGTGTGGCGATGCTAGATATGATGAGAATTAGTAGCGAGAGCGTTAATAATACCATAATCAGCAAGAGTATTGATCGGGCGGCCGAAAAAGTCAAAGGAGGGAAAGCTCTTTCGGTTGCGCTTAAGCCTGAGGACTATATTCTACCGATGGTGCCGCAGATGATTAAAATTGGCGAGCAGTCGGGTAAGATCGACGAAATGATGGGCAAAACGGCCCAAGTGTATGAAGATGAGCTTGACGAGGAGATCAAGGCGATATCGACGGCGATAGAACCGGTCCTGATGGTGGTTCTTGCGGTATTCGCTGGCGGTATGGTGGGAGCAATCCTGTTTCCTATATATAGCTTGGTGGGTGGTATTCGCTAA
- a CDS encoding prepilin-type N-terminal cleavage/methylation domain-containing protein, with translation MSKQELKQKGFTIIEVVLVLAIAALIFLMVFIALPALQRNQRDAARKQELQKVVSAVTTWQSNHRGQSPKASDEEAFSKYLDANVVNGKIQLATTDVDITDTAIGAGQTGGATTSTIILSTKNGCNADSTAFGPQSNSRQSAAVVQMENGQAFFCQAS, from the coding sequence ATGAGCAAACAGGAACTTAAGCAAAAAGGGTTTACGATCATTGAGGTTGTTCTCGTGCTTGCTATCGCAGCGCTGATATTCCTGATGGTCTTTATTGCGCTCCCAGCCCTTCAGCGCAATCAGCGTGACGCGGCTCGCAAGCAAGAGCTGCAGAAAGTCGTTTCTGCTGTAACAACATGGCAAAGTAATCATCGTGGTCAGAGTCCAAAGGCGTCTGATGAAGAGGCGTTCTCCAAGTATCTAGATGCAAACGTCGTTAACGGTAAGATCCAGCTCGCAACGACAGATGTTGATATTACGGATACTGCAATCGGTGCAGGTCAGACGGGTGGCGCAACTACAAGTACTATTATTCTCAGCACCAAGAATGGCTGTAACGCCGATAGTACAGCGTTCGGTCCACAATCGAATAGTCGCCAGTCAGCGGCAGTTGTTCAGATGGAGAATGGTCAGGCATTCTTCTGTCAAGCAAGCTAA